One region of Citrus sinensis cultivar Valencia sweet orange chromosome 6, DVS_A1.0, whole genome shotgun sequence genomic DNA includes:
- the LOC102623072 gene encoding glutathione S-transferase U8-like produces the protein MAEVQLFGLWGSFFSHRIEIALKLKGVEYEFIEEDLSNKSPLLLQYNSIHKKVPVLVHKGNPIAESRVILEYIDDTWKGHPILPENPHERANARFWAQFIDEKCRVALRNAYGCQEKEREEEATREACELLKTLENELKDRRFFGGDRIGLVDIVANFIGFWLGAIQEALEVKLFTEERFPKLYRWSEEFVNCSIIRESLPPRDKLISFMRRRYGLSS, from the exons CACAGAATAGAGATTGCTTTGAAACTGAAAGGTGTTGAATACGAATTCATAGAAGAAGATCTTTCTAACAAGAGCCCTTTGCTTCTCCAGTACAACTCAATTCACAAAAAAGTTCCAGTTCTCGTACACAAAGGGAACCCAATTGCCGAGTCACGTGTCATACTTGAATATATCGATGACACCTGGAAAGGCCATCCCATTTTGCCAGAAAATCCCCATGAACGAGCAAATGCACGTTTCTGGGCCCAGTTCATCGATGAAAAG TGCAGGGTTGCCCTGAGGAATGCTTACGGGTGCCAAGAGAAAGAACGAGAGGAGGAGGCCACAAGAGAGGCGTGTGAGCTCCTGAAAACACTAGAAAATGAGCTCAAAGATAGGAGGTTCTTTGGTGGAGACAGGATTGGGCTGGTTGATATTGTTGCAAATTTCATAGGCTTTTGGCTCGGGGCCATTCAAGAAGCACTTGAGGTCAAGTTGTTTACGGAAGAGAGGTTTCCGAAATTATACAGATGGAGTGAAGAGTTTGTTAATTGCAGTATCATCAGGGAAAGTTTGCCCCCAAGAGACAAACTTATTTCCTTTATGCGTCGTCGTTATGGACTCTCTAGTTAG